TGCTTCGTGAGGCGACCCAGCGGCCGCAGGCTGGGCACCCTGGCGCCGCCTCTGGTGTCGACGCCGGGCACGGCTGGGCATCGATCCTGAACCTCACCTCCACTGCGGGCCTCGCTTCCTACCCTGGCGGCGGCGGATACAACGCGGCGAAGTACGCGGCGCACGCCGTCACGGAGGTGCTGCGGTTGGAGCTCGCGGGCGAGCCGATTCGCGTCATGGAGGTCGCGCCCGGGCTCGTGCACACTGAGGAGTTCACCCTCAACAGACTGCGCGGCGACGCGGCGGCGGCGGCGCTCCCATACGAGAGCGTGACGCCACTCACCGCCGAGGACGTCGCGCGGGTGCTCGTCGGCGCGTTCGAGCAGCCGCCGCACGTGAACCAAGACCTCATCGTGCTGCGTCCGGTCGCACAGTCGAGCGTCTTCCACGTGCACCGCGGCCCACTCGTCGCGAAGTAGTTCGTGTGATTCCAACCTCGCTCACAGAACTCGTCTCGTCGGGCCGCGTCGCCGCCGACTGGGGCGAGGCGCTCGCCGCAGCCGACACCGGAGGCACGCTCGACTCGACGCTTGCTGGGCTCGCCGAGTTCCTTGCCGCCGAGGAGGCCGCCGGGGCAGAAGTGCTGCCCTCCGCTGACCTCGTGTTCCGGGCATTCGCTCGACCGCTCGCTGACGTGCGGGTGCTCATCGTCGG
Above is a window of Leucobacter aridicollis DNA encoding:
- a CDS encoding SDR family NAD(P)-dependent oxidoreductase, which gives rise to MAQRVVVTGASSGIGAATVRRFAELGYETVAVARREDRLRALADETGAYVIQCDVTDEAAVARMAEEVRATGGASGLVNNAGGALGTDSVETALNDDWRRMFEVNVIGLRNVTAALLPVLREATQRPQAGHPGAASGVDAGHGWASILNLTSTAGLASYPGGGGYNAAKYAAHAVTEVLRLELAGEPIRVMEVAPGLVHTEEFTLNRLRGDAAAAALPYESVTPLTAEDVARVLVGAFEQPPHVNQDLIVLRPVAQSSVFHVHRGPLVAK